In Euphorbia lathyris chromosome 10, ddEupLath1.1, whole genome shotgun sequence, a single genomic region encodes these proteins:
- the LOC136208027 gene encoding DUF724 domain-containing protein 3-like isoform X2, producing MRRSPSVMRGRGTVMSPTGSTSRRVRGRGRPPKSMLSISKMELLSNESKVEVSSDDEGFKGVWYTANIVKSTPTLRPPKRKNQVLVQYDDLLSDTDPNMPLIECVDSCYIRPVPPPPPPHQTYEPHDVVDAFHNDGWWKGVVTHVQLSDENKTTYNVVFETPPELFTFSSQHLRFHLDWTHGQWVQPPKQMRMKGLEICKGMAVEVNLKDAWFPASVVDEVGFNSFLVEYDHNHMEEVIDSFHVRYLPPKLEVHKFEILELVDAFHDSCWSRASIAKILTDGRYVLILKSQDKEIELSHSEIRPHLLWNNGRWFSLSREVPNIAQSAHVDNNAEHSEVKSYVRKLSKKSTPLRTNSTSNKLNKTPPERVEETLASYSKKLRMENSPKESHPISMLLNSAEQDTGSVCESEGNLPVAGSNQQEAGQENGKAESSKMERVLNAQVMSQQVPAAVVDDKKNTDPAESDSFTHEEINMQKESNAFGQQDKEQDIGSVCESGGNQHEAGQENGKAESPKSGSLLNAQVMSQQVPAAVVEDKRNTDADSDSLTHEEVNIQKESNAFEQQDKGEEQHNVFEGIASEMDIQDCGDPIADHTTKVGASCDAVNDDLAPSACLGTDVENLDQSSVQASDELVEKQELPFTKTSSVWEYIDSLEVFKVLPQNPHFRPLLEEKNEATREGFAIGNMFNFAGLVEKTSKLKIDQPTSVFDSYLKALSDLEMHGFDVKALSNRISQLLPIKIREEEMKKDSQDLYNKIAEYDSHIAKLEGEIKELEEQLAMKMEQKAMKDSESNLLQKDVIRLKEEILNAKLDFVREAGAPW from the exons ATGAGAAGAAGTCCAAGCGTTATGAGAGGAAGAGGAACAGTTATGAGTCCAACAGGAAGCACAAGCAGAAGAGTTAGAGGAAGAGGAAGGCCTCCGAAGAGCATGCTGTCCATTTCCAAGATGGAACTTTTAAGCAACGAATCAAAGGTGGAAGTGAGCAGCGACGATGAAGGGTTTAAGGGGGTTTGGTACACTGCCAATATTGTCAAATCAACACCTACACTAAGACCAcccaaaagaaaaaatcaaGTCTTGGTTCAGTATGACGATTTACTTTCTGATACTGACCCAAATATGCCATTAATTGAATGTGTAGACAGCTGCTACATTAGGCCTGTTCCTCCCCCTCCTCCGCCTCATCAGACTTATGAGCCACATGATGTCGTCGACGCCTTCCACAATGATGGCTGGTGGAAGGGAGTGGTCACTCATGTTCAACTCTCCGATGAGAACAAAACAACTTACAATGTGGTCTTTGAAACCCCACCTGAACTCTTCACTTTTTCCTCTCAACATTTGAGGTTTCACTTGGATTGGACTCATGGTCAATGGGTTCAACCCCCTAAACAGATG AGAATGAAAGGGTTGGAGATTTGCAAAGGAATGGCTGTTGAAGTGAATTTAAAAGATGCTTGGTTCCCAGCAAGTGTTGTTGATGAAGTTGGCTTCAATTCTTTTCTAGTGGAGTATGATCATAACCATATGGAAGAAGTGATTGACTCATTCCATGTTCGATATCTTCCTCCTAAGTTGGAGGTCCATAAATTTGAAATCTTGGAACTTGTAGATGCTTTCCATGATTCTTGTTGGAGCAGAGCTTCCATTGCCAAAATTCTCACAGATGGAAGATATGTTCTCATTTTGAAGTCCCAAGATAAGGAGATAGAGTTGAGTCATTCAGAGATAAGGCCGCACCTACTCTGGAACAACGGAAGATGGTTTAGTTTGAGCAGG GAAGTACCGAACATCGCACAATCAGCACATGTTGATAATAATGCAGAGCACTCTGAAGTGAAATCTTATGTTAGGAAGTTGAGTAAGAAGTCAACCCCTCTTAGAACAAACTCAACAAGTAATAAACTAAACAAGACACCTCCTGAAAGAGTGGAGGAGACACTTGCAAGCTATTCCAAGAAGTTAAGAATGGAAAACTCTCCTAAAGAATCTCATCCAATCTCGATGTTATTGAATTCAGCTGAACAAGATACAGGCTCAGTGTGTGAATCCGAGGGAAATCTGCCAGTGGCTGGATCTAATCAACAAGAAGCTGGACAAGAAAATGGAAAGGCAGAGTCATCAAAGATGGAAAGAGTACTGAATGCTCAAGTTATGAGCCAACAGGTTCCAGCTGCAG TTGTAGATGACAAGAAAAATACAGATCCTGCTGAATCCGATTCTTTTACTCATGAG GAGATTAATATGCAAAAAGAAAGTAATGCATTTGGGCAGCAAGATAAAG AACAAGATATAGGCTCAGTGTGTGAATCCGGTGGAAATCAACACGAAGCTGGACAAGAAAATGGAAAGGCAGAGTCACCAAAGAGCGGAAGCCTACTGAATGCTCAAGTAATGAGCCAACAGGTTCCGGCTGCAG TTGTAGAAGACAAGAGAAATACAGATGCTGATTCCGATTCTTTGACTCATGAG GAGGTTAATATTCAAAAAGAAAGCAATGCATTTGAGCAGCAAGATAAAG GTGAAGAACAACACAATGTTTTCGAAGGCATTGCAAGCGAAATGGACATTCAAGACTGTGGAG ATCCCATTGCAGATCACACAACAAAAGTGGGAGCATCGTGTGATGCAGTCAATGATGATCTAGCTCCATCGGCATGCCTCGGAA CAGATGTTGAAAATTTGGACCAATCTTCCGTACAAGCAAGCGATGAGCTAGTGGAGAAGCAAGAGTTGCCTTTCACAAAGACTTCGTCTGTTTGGGAGTACATTGATTCGCTAGAAGTTTTCAAAGTACTGCCACAAAATCCGCATTTTCGTCCTCTGTTGGAAGAGAAGAACGAGGCAACTCGTGAAGGATTTGCCATTGGTAATATGTTCAACTTTGCTGGTTTGGTGGAGAAAACGTCAAAGTTGAAAATCGACCAGCCTACAAGTGTTTTTGACAGCTATTTGAAAGCTCTTAGTGACCTTGAAATGCATGGATTTGATGTTAAGGCATTGAGTAATCGAATTAGCCAGTTATTGCCTATCAAAATTAGGgaagaagagatgaagaaaGACTCGCAagatttatataataaaattgcAGAATATGATAGTCATATAGCAAAATTGGAGGGAGAAATTAAGGAGTTAGAAGAGCAACTTGCAATGAAAATGGAGCAGAAGGCGATGAAAGATTCTGAAAGCAATCTTCTACAAAAGGATGTCATTAGATTGAAGGAAGAAATATTGAATGCGAAGCTAGATTTTGTAAGAGAAGCTGGTGCACCTTGGTAG
- the LOC136208027 gene encoding DUF724 domain-containing protein 3-like isoform X6 codes for MRRSPSVMRGRGTVMSPTGSTSRRVRGRGRPPKSMLSISKMELLSNESKVEVSSDDEGFKGVWYTANIVKSTPTLRPPKRKNQVLVQYDDLLSDTDPNMPLIECVDSCYIRPVPPPPPPHQTYEPHDVVDAFHNDGWWKGVVTHVQLSDENKTTYNVVFETPPELFTFSSQHLRFHLDWTHGQWVQPPKQMRMKGLEICKGMAVEVNLKDAWFPASVVDEVGFNSFLVEYDHNHMEEVIDSFHVRYLPPKLEVHKFEILELVDAFHDSCWSRASIAKILTDGRYVLILKSQDKEIELSHSEIRPHLLWNNGRWFSLSREVPNIAQSAHVDNNAEHSEVKSYVRKLSKKSTPLRTNSTSNKLNKTPPERVEETLASYSKKLRMENSPKESHPISMLLNSAEQDTGSVCESEGNLPVAGSNQQEAGQENGKAESSKMERVLNAQVMSQQVPAADDKKNTDPAESDSFTHEEINMQKESNAFGQQDKEQDIGSVCESGGNQHEAGQENGKAESPKSGSLLNAQVMSQQVPAAVVEDKRNTDADSDSLTHEEVNIQKESNAFEQQDKGEEQHNVFEGIASEMDIQDCGDPIADHTTKVGASCDAVNDDLAPSACLGTDVENLDQSSVQASDELVEKQELPFTKTSSVWEYIDSLEVFKVLPQNPHFRPLLEEKNEATREGFAIGNMFNFAGLVEKTSKLKIDQPTSVFDSYLKALSDLEMHGFDVKALSNRISQLLPIKIREEEMKKDSQDLYNKIAEYDSHIAKLEGEIKELEEQLAMKMEQKAMKDSESNLLQKDVIRLKEEILNAKLDFVREAGAPW; via the exons ATGAGAAGAAGTCCAAGCGTTATGAGAGGAAGAGGAACAGTTATGAGTCCAACAGGAAGCACAAGCAGAAGAGTTAGAGGAAGAGGAAGGCCTCCGAAGAGCATGCTGTCCATTTCCAAGATGGAACTTTTAAGCAACGAATCAAAGGTGGAAGTGAGCAGCGACGATGAAGGGTTTAAGGGGGTTTGGTACACTGCCAATATTGTCAAATCAACACCTACACTAAGACCAcccaaaagaaaaaatcaaGTCTTGGTTCAGTATGACGATTTACTTTCTGATACTGACCCAAATATGCCATTAATTGAATGTGTAGACAGCTGCTACATTAGGCCTGTTCCTCCCCCTCCTCCGCCTCATCAGACTTATGAGCCACATGATGTCGTCGACGCCTTCCACAATGATGGCTGGTGGAAGGGAGTGGTCACTCATGTTCAACTCTCCGATGAGAACAAAACAACTTACAATGTGGTCTTTGAAACCCCACCTGAACTCTTCACTTTTTCCTCTCAACATTTGAGGTTTCACTTGGATTGGACTCATGGTCAATGGGTTCAACCCCCTAAACAGATG AGAATGAAAGGGTTGGAGATTTGCAAAGGAATGGCTGTTGAAGTGAATTTAAAAGATGCTTGGTTCCCAGCAAGTGTTGTTGATGAAGTTGGCTTCAATTCTTTTCTAGTGGAGTATGATCATAACCATATGGAAGAAGTGATTGACTCATTCCATGTTCGATATCTTCCTCCTAAGTTGGAGGTCCATAAATTTGAAATCTTGGAACTTGTAGATGCTTTCCATGATTCTTGTTGGAGCAGAGCTTCCATTGCCAAAATTCTCACAGATGGAAGATATGTTCTCATTTTGAAGTCCCAAGATAAGGAGATAGAGTTGAGTCATTCAGAGATAAGGCCGCACCTACTCTGGAACAACGGAAGATGGTTTAGTTTGAGCAGG GAAGTACCGAACATCGCACAATCAGCACATGTTGATAATAATGCAGAGCACTCTGAAGTGAAATCTTATGTTAGGAAGTTGAGTAAGAAGTCAACCCCTCTTAGAACAAACTCAACAAGTAATAAACTAAACAAGACACCTCCTGAAAGAGTGGAGGAGACACTTGCAAGCTATTCCAAGAAGTTAAGAATGGAAAACTCTCCTAAAGAATCTCATCCAATCTCGATGTTATTGAATTCAGCTGAACAAGATACAGGCTCAGTGTGTGAATCCGAGGGAAATCTGCCAGTGGCTGGATCTAATCAACAAGAAGCTGGACAAGAAAATGGAAAGGCAGAGTCATCAAAGATGGAAAGAGTACTGAATGCTCAAGTTATGAGCCAACAGGTTCCAGCTGCAG ATGACAAGAAAAATACAGATCCTGCTGAATCCGATTCTTTTACTCATGAG GAGATTAATATGCAAAAAGAAAGTAATGCATTTGGGCAGCAAGATAAAG AACAAGATATAGGCTCAGTGTGTGAATCCGGTGGAAATCAACACGAAGCTGGACAAGAAAATGGAAAGGCAGAGTCACCAAAGAGCGGAAGCCTACTGAATGCTCAAGTAATGAGCCAACAGGTTCCGGCTGCAG TTGTAGAAGACAAGAGAAATACAGATGCTGATTCCGATTCTTTGACTCATGAG GAGGTTAATATTCAAAAAGAAAGCAATGCATTTGAGCAGCAAGATAAAG GTGAAGAACAACACAATGTTTTCGAAGGCATTGCAAGCGAAATGGACATTCAAGACTGTGGAG ATCCCATTGCAGATCACACAACAAAAGTGGGAGCATCGTGTGATGCAGTCAATGATGATCTAGCTCCATCGGCATGCCTCGGAA CAGATGTTGAAAATTTGGACCAATCTTCCGTACAAGCAAGCGATGAGCTAGTGGAGAAGCAAGAGTTGCCTTTCACAAAGACTTCGTCTGTTTGGGAGTACATTGATTCGCTAGAAGTTTTCAAAGTACTGCCACAAAATCCGCATTTTCGTCCTCTGTTGGAAGAGAAGAACGAGGCAACTCGTGAAGGATTTGCCATTGGTAATATGTTCAACTTTGCTGGTTTGGTGGAGAAAACGTCAAAGTTGAAAATCGACCAGCCTACAAGTGTTTTTGACAGCTATTTGAAAGCTCTTAGTGACCTTGAAATGCATGGATTTGATGTTAAGGCATTGAGTAATCGAATTAGCCAGTTATTGCCTATCAAAATTAGGgaagaagagatgaagaaaGACTCGCAagatttatataataaaattgcAGAATATGATAGTCATATAGCAAAATTGGAGGGAGAAATTAAGGAGTTAGAAGAGCAACTTGCAATGAAAATGGAGCAGAAGGCGATGAAAGATTCTGAAAGCAATCTTCTACAAAAGGATGTCATTAGATTGAAGGAAGAAATATTGAATGCGAAGCTAGATTTTGTAAGAGAAGCTGGTGCACCTTGGTAG
- the LOC136208027 gene encoding DUF724 domain-containing protein 7-like isoform X8: MRRSPSVMRGRGTVMSPTGSTSRRVRGRGRPPKSMLSISKMELLSNESKVEVSSDDEGFKGVWYTANIVKSTPTLRPPKRKNQVLVQYDDLLSDTDPNMPLIECVDSCYIRPVPPPPPPHQTYEPHDVVDAFHNDGWWKGVVTHVQLSDENKTTYNVVFETPPELFTFSSQHLRFHLDWTHGQWVQPPKQMEVPNIAQSAHVDNNAEHSEVKSYVRKLSKKSTPLRTNSTSNKLNKTPPERVEETLASYSKKLRMENSPKESHPISMLLNSAEQDTGSVCESEGNLPVAGSNQQEAGQENGKAESSKMERVLNAQVMSQQVPAAVVDDKKNTDPAESDSFTHEEINMQKESNAFGQQDKAEQDIGSVCESGGNQHEAGQENGKAESPKSGSLLNAQVMSQQVPAAVVEDKRNTDADSDSLTHEEVNIQKESNAFEQQDKGEEQHNVFEGIASEMDIQDCGDPIADHTTKVGASCDAVNDDLAPSACLGTDVENLDQSSVQASDELVEKQELPFTKTSSVWEYIDSLEVFKVLPQNPHFRPLLEEKNEATREGFAIGNMFNFAGLVEKTSKLKIDQPTSVFDSYLKALSDLEMHGFDVKALSNRISQLLPIKIREEEMKKDSQDLYNKIAEYDSHIAKLEGEIKELEEQLAMKMEQKAMKDSESNLLQKDVIRLKEEILNAKLDFVREAGAPW, from the exons ATGAGAAGAAGTCCAAGCGTTATGAGAGGAAGAGGAACAGTTATGAGTCCAACAGGAAGCACAAGCAGAAGAGTTAGAGGAAGAGGAAGGCCTCCGAAGAGCATGCTGTCCATTTCCAAGATGGAACTTTTAAGCAACGAATCAAAGGTGGAAGTGAGCAGCGACGATGAAGGGTTTAAGGGGGTTTGGTACACTGCCAATATTGTCAAATCAACACCTACACTAAGACCAcccaaaagaaaaaatcaaGTCTTGGTTCAGTATGACGATTTACTTTCTGATACTGACCCAAATATGCCATTAATTGAATGTGTAGACAGCTGCTACATTAGGCCTGTTCCTCCCCCTCCTCCGCCTCATCAGACTTATGAGCCACATGATGTCGTCGACGCCTTCCACAATGATGGCTGGTGGAAGGGAGTGGTCACTCATGTTCAACTCTCCGATGAGAACAAAACAACTTACAATGTGGTCTTTGAAACCCCACCTGAACTCTTCACTTTTTCCTCTCAACATTTGAGGTTTCACTTGGATTGGACTCATGGTCAATGGGTTCAACCCCCTAAACAGATG GAAGTACCGAACATCGCACAATCAGCACATGTTGATAATAATGCAGAGCACTCTGAAGTGAAATCTTATGTTAGGAAGTTGAGTAAGAAGTCAACCCCTCTTAGAACAAACTCAACAAGTAATAAACTAAACAAGACACCTCCTGAAAGAGTGGAGGAGACACTTGCAAGCTATTCCAAGAAGTTAAGAATGGAAAACTCTCCTAAAGAATCTCATCCAATCTCGATGTTATTGAATTCAGCTGAACAAGATACAGGCTCAGTGTGTGAATCCGAGGGAAATCTGCCAGTGGCTGGATCTAATCAACAAGAAGCTGGACAAGAAAATGGAAAGGCAGAGTCATCAAAGATGGAAAGAGTACTGAATGCTCAAGTTATGAGCCAACAGGTTCCAGCTGCAG TTGTAGATGACAAGAAAAATACAGATCCTGCTGAATCCGATTCTTTTACTCATGAG GAGATTAATATGCAAAAAGAAAGTAATGCATTTGGGCAGCAAGATAAAG CAGAACAAGATATAGGCTCAGTGTGTGAATCCGGTGGAAATCAACACGAAGCTGGACAAGAAAATGGAAAGGCAGAGTCACCAAAGAGCGGAAGCCTACTGAATGCTCAAGTAATGAGCCAACAGGTTCCGGCTGCAG TTGTAGAAGACAAGAGAAATACAGATGCTGATTCCGATTCTTTGACTCATGAG GAGGTTAATATTCAAAAAGAAAGCAATGCATTTGAGCAGCAAGATAAAG GTGAAGAACAACACAATGTTTTCGAAGGCATTGCAAGCGAAATGGACATTCAAGACTGTGGAG ATCCCATTGCAGATCACACAACAAAAGTGGGAGCATCGTGTGATGCAGTCAATGATGATCTAGCTCCATCGGCATGCCTCGGAA CAGATGTTGAAAATTTGGACCAATCTTCCGTACAAGCAAGCGATGAGCTAGTGGAGAAGCAAGAGTTGCCTTTCACAAAGACTTCGTCTGTTTGGGAGTACATTGATTCGCTAGAAGTTTTCAAAGTACTGCCACAAAATCCGCATTTTCGTCCTCTGTTGGAAGAGAAGAACGAGGCAACTCGTGAAGGATTTGCCATTGGTAATATGTTCAACTTTGCTGGTTTGGTGGAGAAAACGTCAAAGTTGAAAATCGACCAGCCTACAAGTGTTTTTGACAGCTATTTGAAAGCTCTTAGTGACCTTGAAATGCATGGATTTGATGTTAAGGCATTGAGTAATCGAATTAGCCAGTTATTGCCTATCAAAATTAGGgaagaagagatgaagaaaGACTCGCAagatttatataataaaattgcAGAATATGATAGTCATATAGCAAAATTGGAGGGAGAAATTAAGGAGTTAGAAGAGCAACTTGCAATGAAAATGGAGCAGAAGGCGATGAAAGATTCTGAAAGCAATCTTCTACAAAAGGATGTCATTAGATTGAAGGAAGAAATATTGAATGCGAAGCTAGATTTTGTAAGAGAAGCTGGTGCACCTTGGTAG
- the LOC136208027 gene encoding DUF724 domain-containing protein 2-like isoform X3, whose protein sequence is MRRSPSVMRGRGTVMSPTGSTSRRVRGRGRPPKSMLSISKMELLSNESKVEVSSDDEGFKGVWYTANIVKSTPTLRPPKRKNQVLVQYDDLLSDTDPNMPLIECVDSCYIRPVPPPPPPHQTYEPHDVVDAFHNDGWWKGVVTHVQLSDENKTTYNVVFETPPELFTFSSQHLRFHLDWTHGQWVQPPKQMRMKGLEICKGMAVEVNLKDAWFPASVVDEVGFNSFLVEYDHNHMEEVIDSFHVRYLPPKLEVHKFEILELVDAFHDSCWSRASIAKILTDGRYVLILKSQDKEIELSHSEIRPHLLWNNGRWFSLSREVPNIAQSAHVDNNAEHSEVKSYVRKLSKKSTPLRTNSTSNKLNKTPPERVEETLASYSKKLRMENSPKESHPISMLLNSAEQDTGSVCESEGNLPVAGSNQQEAGQENGKAESSKMERVLNAQVMSQQVPAAVVDDKKNTDPAESDSFTHEEINMQKESNAFGQQDKAEQDIGSVCESGGNQHEAGQENGKAESPKSGSLLNAQVMSQQVPAAVVEDKRNTDADSDSLTHEEVNIQKESNAFEQQDKGEEQHNVFEGIASEMDIQDCGDPIADHTTKVGASCDAVNDDLAPSACLGNVENLDQSSVQASDELVEKQELPFTKTSSVWEYIDSLEVFKVLPQNPHFRPLLEEKNEATREGFAIGNMFNFAGLVEKTSKLKIDQPTSVFDSYLKALSDLEMHGFDVKALSNRISQLLPIKIREEEMKKDSQDLYNKIAEYDSHIAKLEGEIKELEEQLAMKMEQKAMKDSESNLLQKDVIRLKEEILNAKLDFVREAGAPW, encoded by the exons ATGAGAAGAAGTCCAAGCGTTATGAGAGGAAGAGGAACAGTTATGAGTCCAACAGGAAGCACAAGCAGAAGAGTTAGAGGAAGAGGAAGGCCTCCGAAGAGCATGCTGTCCATTTCCAAGATGGAACTTTTAAGCAACGAATCAAAGGTGGAAGTGAGCAGCGACGATGAAGGGTTTAAGGGGGTTTGGTACACTGCCAATATTGTCAAATCAACACCTACACTAAGACCAcccaaaagaaaaaatcaaGTCTTGGTTCAGTATGACGATTTACTTTCTGATACTGACCCAAATATGCCATTAATTGAATGTGTAGACAGCTGCTACATTAGGCCTGTTCCTCCCCCTCCTCCGCCTCATCAGACTTATGAGCCACATGATGTCGTCGACGCCTTCCACAATGATGGCTGGTGGAAGGGAGTGGTCACTCATGTTCAACTCTCCGATGAGAACAAAACAACTTACAATGTGGTCTTTGAAACCCCACCTGAACTCTTCACTTTTTCCTCTCAACATTTGAGGTTTCACTTGGATTGGACTCATGGTCAATGGGTTCAACCCCCTAAACAGATG AGAATGAAAGGGTTGGAGATTTGCAAAGGAATGGCTGTTGAAGTGAATTTAAAAGATGCTTGGTTCCCAGCAAGTGTTGTTGATGAAGTTGGCTTCAATTCTTTTCTAGTGGAGTATGATCATAACCATATGGAAGAAGTGATTGACTCATTCCATGTTCGATATCTTCCTCCTAAGTTGGAGGTCCATAAATTTGAAATCTTGGAACTTGTAGATGCTTTCCATGATTCTTGTTGGAGCAGAGCTTCCATTGCCAAAATTCTCACAGATGGAAGATATGTTCTCATTTTGAAGTCCCAAGATAAGGAGATAGAGTTGAGTCATTCAGAGATAAGGCCGCACCTACTCTGGAACAACGGAAGATGGTTTAGTTTGAGCAGG GAAGTACCGAACATCGCACAATCAGCACATGTTGATAATAATGCAGAGCACTCTGAAGTGAAATCTTATGTTAGGAAGTTGAGTAAGAAGTCAACCCCTCTTAGAACAAACTCAACAAGTAATAAACTAAACAAGACACCTCCTGAAAGAGTGGAGGAGACACTTGCAAGCTATTCCAAGAAGTTAAGAATGGAAAACTCTCCTAAAGAATCTCATCCAATCTCGATGTTATTGAATTCAGCTGAACAAGATACAGGCTCAGTGTGTGAATCCGAGGGAAATCTGCCAGTGGCTGGATCTAATCAACAAGAAGCTGGACAAGAAAATGGAAAGGCAGAGTCATCAAAGATGGAAAGAGTACTGAATGCTCAAGTTATGAGCCAACAGGTTCCAGCTGCAG TTGTAGATGACAAGAAAAATACAGATCCTGCTGAATCCGATTCTTTTACTCATGAG GAGATTAATATGCAAAAAGAAAGTAATGCATTTGGGCAGCAAGATAAAG CAGAACAAGATATAGGCTCAGTGTGTGAATCCGGTGGAAATCAACACGAAGCTGGACAAGAAAATGGAAAGGCAGAGTCACCAAAGAGCGGAAGCCTACTGAATGCTCAAGTAATGAGCCAACAGGTTCCGGCTGCAG TTGTAGAAGACAAGAGAAATACAGATGCTGATTCCGATTCTTTGACTCATGAG GAGGTTAATATTCAAAAAGAAAGCAATGCATTTGAGCAGCAAGATAAAG GTGAAGAACAACACAATGTTTTCGAAGGCATTGCAAGCGAAATGGACATTCAAGACTGTGGAG ATCCCATTGCAGATCACACAACAAAAGTGGGAGCATCGTGTGATGCAGTCAATGATGATCTAGCTCCATCGGCATGCCTCGGAA ATGTTGAAAATTTGGACCAATCTTCCGTACAAGCAAGCGATGAGCTAGTGGAGAAGCAAGAGTTGCCTTTCACAAAGACTTCGTCTGTTTGGGAGTACATTGATTCGCTAGAAGTTTTCAAAGTACTGCCACAAAATCCGCATTTTCGTCCTCTGTTGGAAGAGAAGAACGAGGCAACTCGTGAAGGATTTGCCATTGGTAATATGTTCAACTTTGCTGGTTTGGTGGAGAAAACGTCAAAGTTGAAAATCGACCAGCCTACAAGTGTTTTTGACAGCTATTTGAAAGCTCTTAGTGACCTTGAAATGCATGGATTTGATGTTAAGGCATTGAGTAATCGAATTAGCCAGTTATTGCCTATCAAAATTAGGgaagaagagatgaagaaaGACTCGCAagatttatataataaaattgcAGAATATGATAGTCATATAGCAAAATTGGAGGGAGAAATTAAGGAGTTAGAAGAGCAACTTGCAATGAAAATGGAGCAGAAGGCGATGAAAGATTCTGAAAGCAATCTTCTACAAAAGGATGTCATTAGATTGAAGGAAGAAATATTGAATGCGAAGCTAGATTTTGTAAGAGAAGCTGGTGCACCTTGGTAG